From the genome of Toxoplasma gondii ME49 chromosome XII, whole genome shotgun sequence:
CCTCGCACTCGGCTACTCGTCCACGGTAGTTCCCATCATTTGTCTCGGAGTCACCATCCTGGTCTCCCACACGCTCTGTGGAATGTACGGCATCGCACTCGCTGCCTTGGGCATGCTTTCCACCCTTACCATGGGCCTCATGATCGATGGCTACGGTCCTATCAGTGACAATGCTGGAGGCATTGCAGAGATGGCTGGACTCGGCCCCGAAGTTCGAAGCCGGACAGATGCCCTGGATGCCGCCGGAAACACAACTGCTGCGGTGGGTAAGGTACGTGTGGAAAATCTGAAGCCGGAAAAGTGGCGGGGGAAATGGTTCCAACGAAGGGGAGAGGTcaggggaaggagaaggagacgggcGTGCAACAGTGAAGCTCCCGGATGGACAGTAGTACGAGGAGCAAAGTGTGACGCGAAGTGAAAGGGGATGGGAAATCGAGTTCTAGATCACCAGTCGAGAGGCTGCTGATTTCCTTGCGGTGGAGTGTGTCTCAGCTGCGAGTTCCGTACCAGGAGTGTTGCGATCGTCTGAAATTCACCCCCTTCAGTGATTTGCATAGCTTCACTAGAGGCCCCGTTGTCTCGAGATCAGCGAATGGCGTGCTTGACCAGTCCCGTTGTATCATGGATACGGGGAAAGTGCGGGAAAGAGCTCCTAGTAGGGCTGTTTCGAGTGTAGTCTTGCATTCTGTGTATTGGACTCTTCAGAGTCGCGTTTTGGTTTGCTTTTTTTCAGGGGTATGCCATAGGCTCTGCAGCGCTGGTGTCTTTGGCGCTTTTTGGCGCCTTTACTGTGCGCGCACACATCACCGCAGTCGATGTCCTTGACCCGTGGACGTTTACGGGGCTTCTCTTTGGTGCGATGATGCCGTACGCGTTTAGCGCGATGACCATGAAGAGTGTCGGAATCGCCGCCAGCGATATGGTCCAGGAATGCCTTCAGCAGTTTCCACTGATTATCCAGGGAAACATCGAGCCGCAGTACAAGCGCTGCATTGAAATCTCGACACGCGCATCCCTTCATGAAATGATTGCACCCGGCGCCTTGGTCATTTGCGCGCCCGTCGCGGCTGGGATGATGTTCGGGAAAAACTGCACTGCCGGTTTGCTTGCTGGAGCGCTTGTGTCCGGCATTCAACTTGCCATCTCTGCGTCCACCTCAGGCAGTGCTTGGGACAACGCCAAGAAGTACATTGAAGTAAGCTGTGGGTGGTGACTGAAAGAAACTCATGCTCAGAATGCTATCTTGTGCTGGCTATTTTGCGATTTATCTTGTCCTGGTCATGTGTtgagcgtctctcttcttttctgcctcgcaTTCGATACCGGATCGTGAGGAACGTCGGAGTCACGTAGCAAACCAGAGACTTCTGTTTGCTCGAATCCTACATGGTTCCTCTTTCACTAGTCGGCGGGGCTTCGAGGTGTGGCTATCCCATGATGTGTAACTCAATGCTTAAACGTTTTGGCAGGATCCGGATTGTGCATCAACGTTTACGTCCAGTAATGACTTAGCAGTACAGTGTTTCAGGGGTAATCGATTgtgggagagaggaaacgtgACATGAAGATTCGTGGTATTCTCTGAGAAGCTGTCGTGAAAGCAACGCACTGCACAGTTGCGCGGTTCTACAAGATTGCTCCTCCATTTCCGTCCGCTGTGTTGTCCGCCTGGTTCAAGGGTCGCACTGATTACAATAATGTACATATGTCATACCTGAATTGCGTGAGTTCGACGCCACCGTTAATACACCAGCATCTCTTGAGTGGTACTGTCCAATTTGTGCGATGTCTTGATGCAGTCTGGAGCTCTGGGTGCTGATCATGGGAAGGGCTCTCAGGCACACAAGAACGCGGTTACTGGAGACACCGTAGGTGACCCTCTGAAAGACACTTCTGGGCCGTCGCTGAACATATTGATTAAGCTTTCTGCGATCATCTCCCTCGTATTTGGCGCTTTCATCGCGGAGCACTTTTCGAATGCTCAAGGGGGACCTGCTTGGGTCCGCGTGCTGTAGACAGGGTGAACGCGTACAATTTTTTTTGGTATCTGTTTGTGTACGTTCATGTTTTTTCTGTACTCTTGAGGGTCCGTACATCATGCAGTCGTCACGTAATCTTTTGCCTAGATGAACTCTTGAGGTCACGACGATTCTCTCTTCTAGCTAGACCACAACGGAAGCAAACCAGACAGGAAGTGTTACGTTCTTCCGTAGACGAGTGTGCCCGTAGTCTATCGCAAATGCCTGAATGTGCTGTAGACTCCCTGTGCAGCAATTGTCCTGGTGCAAAACGACGCGCCCTGGCTCGCAGGGACGTTCAATGTGCAGTGTTTCCGGAATGGAAACTCACTGGCGTGTTTCACGCGAACTCAGGGTTCTACGTCGTCTGTGGAATGCTCTCGAATATGCTCCTGGTTGCGTTTGAAAACGAGCTCATTGGGAGGTGGTGGtggtttccttttttccacgTCGTAGCGAcgacgtctctgcgtctgtgtaAAGTATGCTATCCGACGTCGTGTCGACCCGCTTTCTTCTAGACGCCGGTAGCTTACAGGAGTGTTACCGTTGCTCGCAAGACTACAAGaggagtggagaaaaaggatcCGTGAGGCGCCGCTTCCCCTCCTGTTTTTGGTGTCACATTCAGCTGAGCTCTAGGTCACTGTACTCAGGTAGTGCCACCGTTACCTCTTTTCTTCACGTTTCATCTCTCGTGGATGTGTGGGCTCGACAAAGCGCAGTTTTAATGCGTTTTGAGCGAACGATGACTGAACAGAGTCTCTCAAAAATAGTTCTCCGGTACACTGAAGAGAACAAGCACGACCGAGAGAAGGGGATTGAACTACATTGTTTTACCGCAATTTTCGTCGGAAGCGTGTCAGCAATAGCGGGAAGTTTCTCTTCATAAAGTCGCGTCACAATTACACAAAAGGAGTCGCTAAAAGCATATGTATCGCGAATGATTCACTACATCGGGACTGCTGTGACTGAACGGCGGTAGGTCCTGAGCTTATTGGTTCATTCAATATCATGTGTAATACACCCCCAAGCGTTACGTGCACCATCTGCAACAGTTTTCCGACTGAGGAGCGGATAAAAGTATGTCCTAACACTGCTGGCCCACTAGACCGTCTTTCGGGGGCTAGAAGGCATGGTCGATTGTATTGGTTGCGCTTTTTTCTGACGTTCTGATTTGCCAATGAATACACGACTCCCTGAGCGCATCTGTATAGAATTTGATACAGCGTCTGGTGACCAGGCGGCGATCGGCACGCTGACACTTTGAGGTTGGGCGGAGCTCACCTGAGTCTGCCGTATCTCCTAAGGGACGCGGACCTGAGAATGGCTGTAGTTCATCTTTTGAATGCCTATTGTGCTCCCTAGCATAAACGTGTCCTTTAACCTTTTCTAGGTAGTCCTGCCATTCACCGGTCCTAGCAACGAACAGAAACGTTAGCGACGCAAAAACGGTGCGTGGCCGTGGCACCCACATCAGTTTTGCTCATTGATGTCAACGGTTTAGAACGACTCCGCAAGCAACTCGGAGCAATTACATCCAGCCACTTTATAGTCTCGCCTCAATAGTTTTCTGGTCAGCTGGTTGGCTGCATGAGGTATACCAGGAGAAAACTCGATTAGTCTTTATCGGCAGAACGTCAACAGCACGAGAGACAAAGCTGAGGGGGTTCAAGAAACTAAACAGTGCACAACAATATCAGCAAAACACGTCTTTGCATTCAGTAAGATACCCATTCGTCGACTTGCACTTTTACACAAAACGGTGGCTGATGCCCCCGAAGTCGCGCTGTTTTCTACACCATGGCACAGGCATCAAGGTACCGCACGAAAAAACTCTCACCGCGCGCGGCACCCAACGCGTAATGAGGCCAACTCGTTGTCCATTAGGGCGTCGACTGCCAAAAGCATGCTCTGGTCATTAAATGCATTAAGCATACTATTAATCCGACCCCATTGTCTACTGTAGTGCGCCAGTACCGGAACCCTTTTCAAGAAATTTCAGTCCGCCTCAGGTGATGATGGCCCTAATGGAGATAAGAATACCCCAAAGCAAACCCCAAATCCAACCAACAAACGGCAGCAAAAGCTGCAGCACACCAATGAACACATTCACTGCATCATTCTGCAGGAAACCGATAATGACCATTCCCAGTCCGAATATGAAGCAGTTCAGTATGCCTAGAACGAAATAGATGATTTTGTCGTATGGTCCCCCTGGCGGAACTGGCACATCCAACCGTGTTATACGTCTGAATAAATCGTTTACTGACATTTTGAGTATGTCTCTCTGAGAACGGAGTGCAGACGGtgtgtttcaaagaaaaacagtgTCCGTAGGAAATGATTTGCAAGGAAGGTTGGCAACTGAGCCTCAACCGGCAAACTCATTACTGTGGCTAGTCGTTTGACGCACATGTATGTTTTCCTCACGAGCACGAGGCGcgtctcttccacttttgGCTACCCTGTCGCAGGGACACTTGTCGGTCGATGCTAATCTACCGCCAACTGCCGCCTATACCAGGGGGTAGCTTGTGGGATCGATTGATCGCTCGGTTAGGGATGCACCAGACGCGCGGCTCCTCCATGTATCTCAATCAAGGCTTTCATCATGTTCAGTACGTGCGCAGTCAATGTAAATCTCCGAGTGAATTGCCAGAACGTAGAAACGAACGAGGCAACACTCCTGCAAAGAGAACCGCTATACCAATGGCAGCTGAAGGGTCTTCGCTCCACCTTACAAGAAATCAACAACAATGATCTTGTGCGCGTACGCCTTGAGTACTGAATCTGCAAGAAGTGCTGGCGCTATCTGAGCTGTATCCTGCTGTGGAAAGTGGTTCGCGATCAAACGCCACGACAGACGATCGCAAACCGCTGTGATTACGACCATGTGTTTGTGGCCTTGTGAGTGCCTCTCAAGGAGTAGCTGTTTGCGAAGCGCAAGACCGTTTCAGCGGCAAGGCTTTAAAGTCAGACGCTCAAGTATGTGCCTTTTAACGGCCCTCAGGGGCGTGTTTTCGGAAGATCGATAGCTCCATCGTAGAAAAGTGACTGTCTGTGTACCAACAAAAACTGCTGCGGTTACCGGACAATCATTTGACACTCAGcagagcagaagcgaagCCATACTGTCCTTCGCAGCCGTATCGCAAACTGGTCGATGGCCTAGCACACATAGGAGTAGCGGCGGTCGTCGTTTGACGCTGCTCGTCTTCTGGCAAACGTCTTCGCGCACTTCGTCACTTTCGCTTCTCATTTCCAGTGAATCACCAGTCTGTGACGCTTTTCGGTCTGAAGCAGCTTGCTCCATTATATATTTGAACTGGGCACTAGGGACCGGACGACGATCATGACGCCCCAAACGACTGCCCAGATCCAGCCAACAATGGGTAACAGCAACTGGAGAACGCCAATCATCATGTTGACGACGTCGCTTTGCATGAAACCGATGACGATCATTCCAAGtccgaagaaaaaacagttcAGGATGCCCAGGAGGATGTACGCCGCCTTGTCCTTTGGGCTTGGTGGCTCGGGCACGCGGAAGTGCAGGGTTCGTTGGAAGACGTCGCTCGCCGACATCGTGCTAATGCTAGTGGAGTCTGCACCTGGCGTAGGTGCGAACGGCAGTTTATCTCCGATGGGGAATGCAGATCCGctgaaagaaggcagagacgaaaatgTGATGAGTTATCAGATGCTCTGACTGGTCGGCAATTGCGCTTTAATCCCCCTGCAGCGAGGCACGAGAACACGTTCCAGTGTATCTACAGGAAGGGGCGCAGGACACAAGGCTGACGTAGCAGCTGGGCTTGTTTCGCAGCGTCATCCATGACTGTCGTTTTGACTGCGGATCAAGGCTCACGCAGTGTCTAACGTTTGCCACATTCATGCAAGTCCTGGTGAAAACCTTTGAAAACCTCCCTGCTTGCAGACTCTCATGAATCTAGCTTCAACGATCGTTTATACTGATTGTACACTTTCGGAGATGCAGTTTCGTTGGTAATTCTTGTATGCCGCAACGGTTACATCTGCGGCGATTCAAGGAGACGGAAAACTCGTAGGACGGAGTTGTTAACTGTTCTTGAGAGTTCCCTGATACTTTTGTAATGATGACGATGCCCCTATATGAATAGGATAGAGTGATATCCCTGCTTTTCTTGTGACACACGGGCAGCAGCGCGGCTCTGAATACGAACTGTACTCTCTATGTCAAGCAGCATAACAGGGACTTCCGGTGACTTGTGTATAAGGTTTTTATCAGACACATTTAAGTTATGTTCAGGTGATACCGCATCATGCCTGACAGCAACTCTTCCACCGGTAAAGAATGCTACTTCACCGACTCTGTGTGCCACTCGATCCAGCGTTCTAACTTAGCGTGTTCTCATTGACACGGGACATGCTTTTTCCCCTACTGTATCACAACAACGACGTTTCCTTGCCCGAGGCAAATGACTGCATGCGGACCAGCTGGCCACAGTCAAATGGTTAGCTACCACCAGGCACCAGTTATTCAAAATTGTTGCTCTGCTCGTTTTCCAAAGTGGATTTGAAGAGCATGTTGTGTCACTGTATAACTATTTGACCGTGCCGAACATTCTCGTGTGGCTGCCCTCGGCACTTTTCAAGTTTCGATTCCAGCTTTTGTCACGGTTCATCCCCCCGACTTCTGTGCGGGCTTCAGGAAATCTGTcagcttctgtttcttggAACAGTTTTTTGCCATGCCTGCCTCAGCAGGAAGGGTTCCTATGCCTGAGGGCAATCGCGTATCAGTGTCGTCAAGTCTACGCACACATGCGATATGGGTAAGTGGATAGTGAGAAAGGAGCTAAACGTTCCCGTGCTGTACAACTTTCTACGTCTGACCGGGGATATGAGCATGCAGAAAGAGTAAGACCATGGGAACAAGACGCTGTCAACTAAAGCCTCGGGAACGTTCATTGGTGTCTGTATTCGGACCCAAGTTGCAGGTAATGAAGGACTTAATGCATATTGCGAAGCGGTTTCACTTTACGGCAAAAACTGGCTCCACGACAACTGTTCTTGGGTCCGAATGGTGCTGCTTGGAGAGGACGCGAGTCTTGCATTTGTGTCCAGAATACTAGGATAGTTGTCTAATGGAGTGCTACATATAAGGTTTGCTCCGTATTTGCCAACAATCACGTTGTCTTTGAATACACGGAAAATAAACAGTTTGCCAGAAGTGTTGTTCCAGGATTCTGTGGTGCATGGAGCAGAGAGATTCAGTAAAGTACGACCCTTATGCTCCCGCTtcggaaagaggagagagcaaatCGAAACTCATCCACCTCGACGAGTTGCAGTTAAAAGCGCGTGAGCTCTTCATGCTAGCCCGATTGTCTGGCAGCATTGCTCCGCGGGTCCCTGGTGCTTGTCGCATTTGTCATGAAGGTGCGTGCGACTACACAAGCGGCGTGCTCGAGTACGGAAACAGATCCCATTGAATAGGATGCTACGTCAGCGACAACACAATAGGAAAAACTTTTGATTCCTTCGAGATTCTGGCAGGGCTCACCGTCTACCCTGTTCAGAGGGCCTAAGGCCATCGGTGTCATCCAGATAAGACACTGGTATCAGTTGAGACAGAAGAGTTCCGTTTGCTGTTCTACGAAGCTGACCACAAAGGTACTGCTCTACCACAGCAGATGTTCTCGCACTGTGCGGCTCCTGTTCCGTTCACTATCAGTTGGTCACCTGCCTCACCAATGCCGCAACATGATAACTATCTCGGACCGCAGCGAGGAGGCCGTAGCAACACAAGAAGCTGCCGTCAAGGTGTTGGTCGAAAACGACGAGAAGGTATGAACAGAACAGTCAAGAGAACTTTGCCTGACATGCGGAGTAGCGCACGGCCGAAGCGGGGCGTATTTTAAGGAACTAAAGCAACAACAGCAGTTCAATGTCTACAGTAAAGGATGCTTGACATGCGAGTTTGCGACAGACATCGTAGTAAGGTGGAAACAGTGATAAAATGACCGCGACAGTGTGGGTCAACTGTGCTTGTTCACCTTTCAGAAGCTTTGTGAATCACTCGGCATTGCTTACGAGGCGGCAAGCGATGACGGTGCACACGCCACTGGTTCACTAAGCGAGACACCGTCCAGAGAAGGGCATTCTggtccctcttcttcctcattaTTTTGGTACAATCCTCTTGCGTACTGTGATTCACACCACTCTCCAGACTCAAAAAAAGGTAACCACTCGAAAACGATAGAAATGTGACTGAGGCGTGTGAGTGTGCCGCCCGATCCTGAATTCCTAGTGATCGGTTTGTGTGTTCTAGTCAAACTAGATTTTTTGTTGGTTGTCAGAGGTAAGCAACGCATCTCAGAGACTTGAATCccaggcagagagcgaaatACGCTCGGAACGTGCGATTGCTTCTGTTATTAAATCCCTCAGCAACACAACTTATTGAGGTTGCATGACGTGATGTCAAAGTAGTGTGCGCACGTGTTGCGGACCGGCTTGAGAAAGGTGTCCTGTTTGGTTCTTCAGCCATGAGTCGCCCTTTGACAGGAAGTGCGACTCGAAAGCACGTTCATAAGTCTCACAATCTCCTCGAGGAACTCAATAAGTCAGTAGACTCGCGATGAACCACCTATCCTTCTTTTGTGTCTTGTcaggacagaagaagcgacgaagggACGATCGTCACGTCAAGAGAAAAGACCTGAAGAAGCGCAAGCACCACcacaaagacaagaaaaagtgaaaattTCCGAGGGTCAAGCGTAATATTCACAAGATCATAAATCTGGA
Proteins encoded in this window:
- a CDS encoding hypothetical protein (encoded by transcript TGME49_248673~Predicted trans-membrane domain (TMHMM2.0):24-47:58-81); amino-acid sequence: MSASDVFQRTLHFRVPEPPSPKDKAAYILLGILNCFFFGLGMIVIGFMQSDVVNMMIGVLQLLLPIVGWIWAVVWGVMIVVRSLVPSSNI
- a CDS encoding nucleic acid binding protein, putative (encoded by transcript TGME49_248677), whose amino-acid sequence is MPASAGRVPMPEGNRVSVSSSLRTHAIWRDSVKYDPYAPASERGESKSKLIHLDELQLKARELFMLARLSGSIAPRVPGACRICHEVGHLPHQCRNMITISDRSEEAVATQEAAVKVLVENDEKKLCESLGIAYEAASDDGAHATGSLSETPSREGHSGPSSSSLFWYNPLAYCDSHHSPDSKKGQKKRRRDDRHVKRKDLKKRKHHHKDKKK